Below is a window of Bacteroidota bacterium DNA.
GCCTTTTTCGAAGACTGCACAGCGCGCAATTCCCGGAGCACCACCCCGTATTTCTTTTTAAGATCTGTATCCGCTTCAATCGCAGCAGCAAGTTCTTTCTCGGCAGCCCCTTTTCGCGCCATCAGATATTCATCCTGCAAGCCTTCAAGTTGTCCGGCATTGGCCTTGATTGAATTGGCTATGGAGAAGTAGGTATTGCGCAGTTCATCGAGGCTGTCATCGTCGTCGTTTGCTTCGAGGTACGCTTTGAGTATTTCAGAGCGCGTATCCAGTACTTCGAGTTGCTGCGGCAAGGCATAATCGCGTTCATACTCAAGCTGGCTCACAGTATTGAGCCGGCTGGTTGAACCCGGACTCCCCACCACAAACACCACATCGCCTTCGCTTACCCCGGTCTTGCTCCAGGGAAAGAAGTATTCAGTTTTGAGCGGCATACCTTCGTAGTCATAGACGCGAAAGAAGGTCATATCCAGCGAATACCTTGGATAAGTGAAGTTGTCCTCTTCTCCACCAAATTTCCCAAGCTTGAGCTCCGGTGCAACGACCAAACGTACGTCGTAATACCGTTTGAACGTATATGCAGAGAACTTGCCCCCGTTGTAAAGAGAGATGACTTGCACCTGCAAGGTGGTATCTCTACCCTTGGCATCGTTTGTCAGGCTCCGTTCGAGCGATTCGATGCGGCGCTTGCGGGCATCAGCCTCTTCTTCGTCATTCTGAAAATCAGGCACACCATCGTTCACCCGTTTGGTAACATCCTGTATGTCGATCAGTTGGTCAACATAAAGTTCTTGAACACGACGTTCCTCATCGATGGAGCGGGCATAGAAGCCACGATCAAGGAGTGATTCACCCGGCCGGCTCACGTCTGTGATGCTTTCGCGGGCGCAATGGTGATTGGTAAGCACCAGGCCATTTGGCGAAACAAAGGAAGCAGAGCAATTGTCGCCAAAGCGCAAGGCGCCACGGCTTGCCAGTTCAAACCACTGGTCTGTCAAGTCGAGATTGTACGCTTCTTTGAAGTAGGTCAATGGTGGATTATCGAAGGTCCACATTTTGCCAGCATCAAAGGTACCGGTTGTCACGGTATCCAATGGTGAAACAGGTACATCAGCCCTGGTTTGGCGCTCGGTTACGACTCGATCCTCCGGCGCTTTCTTGGGCCGTTCGGTAATGACAGCCGTTTCACTGGTTGTTGTGGCGCACCCTGCGATAACGAGCAATGCAGACACAACAAGAACCATATATGCGCGTTCCGGGAAGCGCCGCATGGCGTGCTGGACCGAAACTGAAAGGGATTTAGACATAATTTCTGTGATTCAATACACTTAAAATGGGGTGAGTAGGTACGCTGGCGATTATTCGCCACCGCCCACTGCTGCGTCGTCACTGACAAGTACATCATTGGCCAGTTCTTCAACAATACGGTCCGCTTCATACACGGCATCCAGTGCTTCCAACATGCCACGGGCATCAACTGAAACTGAACGGGCACGATCTGGCAAATAGATGTAGTTACCCGACAGGCTTTCGATGTTGCCGTCAAAAATAAGCCCGACCAACTCCAGGTCTTTGTTGACAATCGGAGAACCAGAATTGCCCCCGATGATGTCATTGGTTGACGCAAAGTTTACGGGTACCGAAAGGTCCAGGTCTTTAGGTGCAGCTTTCCACCGTTCGGGCAAATCCCACTCGCTTTCGCTGCCATATGAATGGTAATGATCGTACAGCCCAAAGAAGCTCGTAAAAGGTGATGCATACGTGCCATTGTATGGATAGCCTTGCACTACACCATCCGCGAGGCGGAGTGAAAACGTTGCATCTGGTGGTATTTCGTTTTGATAAACGGCATAGCGCGCACGACCAATGCTGCTGGCGATTTCACTTTGCTGGGCACTCAGGCCGGCAAAGGCGCTTTGATACGTCTGGTACGTTTCGATAAAGCTATCAACCAGTTTGATTGCTGGATCCATGGCGTCCAATGTGCCTGCATCAAGTGCTTCGGTCAATTGCGCCTGTGATGCCAGCGCAGACGACCCGACAATGCCCTGCGCACGGTCTGTAGCAGACTGCCCAGTTAACAGGGCACCGACAAGTTCGCTTTCGGTGCCAAATGCAGCCGTCATATCCTGCAACCGCGTTTTCAGAAACTGGAGATCAAGTCCGGCAGGTGTGTCTGCGATGCCCAGTAGTTGCTCTTTTAATGGCGCCAGTTGCTCGCCGCCGCCAGCCGCCATACGATCCAGGTAGCCATGGGCAAGGATGGCGCGCCGTAATAGAGCAGCGGAATATGTCCCACTTGTCAGCGCAAAAAAGGCAGCATGCTCTTTGCTGTAGGCGCGCATTTCTTTTTGAATGGCCGCCATATCCTCCATCAATGAGCCATAATCTGCAGCGAGGTCATCATCAGCTGAAATCGCTTTAACAAACTGCCCCTCCGCGTCCCTTCGTCGGGCCATAATCACGGGATCTGCGAGCGCAGCCAGTTGGCCGGCATATGCCTTTTCAGCATTCAAAAGAGAGAAAAGCTGGTTGCGGACCGCATTTTTTGCATCATCTGTTGTCGCTGCATCCTGGTAGTCGCGTAACGCCTGGATGTGACTCTTGATGAAGGCCAGTAAATTTTTGTCCGTCATATCCCGGCGTCCTTCAAGCTGGGCAACCGTTTCGAGCCGGCTGGTGCTGCCAGGATTTCCTATCACAAAGACGGGCTCCCCAATTTGTGCGCCATCCATGCTCCACAAGAAGTAGTGTTCAGGCTCAAACGGGACGTTGTCATCATAGACCCGAAAAAAGGTCATATCGAGCGCATAACGAGGGAACGTAAAGTTATCAGCATCTCCTCCATAGTAGCCCATTTGCAGTTCAGGCGTGAAGACGAGTCGCACGTCATCGTAACGCTTGAACGTATAGGCAGCGTATTTACCGCCGTGGTAAAAAGGAATAATTTCAATAACGTATCCGGCCTCTTCCCCCCCCAATCCATCCAATAACATAGCCGTTACGGCATCGATGGTATCTTGCCTGGCCTGCGCACGTTCAGCATCTGTTTCGCCGCGCATTTCTGCTTCCCGTACTGCCTGGGTAACATCTTCAATGGCAACAAGCTGATCAGCATAGTAGCCGGGTACCTGGCGCTCCTCTTCAAGCGTAGTGGCATAAAAACCGTCTTCCGTCAACCGCTCGCCTGGATTGGACACCTGGGTCACAGCATTGCGGGCGCAATGGTGGTTTGTGAGCACCAGCCCATATCCCGACACAAACGACGCTGAACATCCGGGAATACGGAGTGCGCCAAGCCTGGCTGTATCAAACCATGACTGAGATGGCGTAAAGTTATACGCTTCTTCAAAGTACTCAAAAGGTGGATGATCGAACGTCCACATTTTGCCGTTATCAAACCGGCCGGCTTTGTCTGCGTCCTGGCCGTATGCCGTATGTGGCAACAATACAATCAGTGCCAGCAGACTTGCGCAGACTATGCGCAAAGTGGATCCGGCTTGAATCATTAGTTTTTCTTGTCTCATTTTTCTGGATTTTCAGCTGGCACTGCCCAGTACAGGGTCGGGTAGCAGAACAACGCCAGGCTGTTCAATCGTAAAGTATTTAAATACTCCTAAACAGGAGAAAAATTCGATGGCGGGTTGCGCGTCATCTTCTGTGATAATCGTTAAAATTCCGGCAAAAACAGGAACACGAATACCATAAACTCATATAGTTGGCATCATTTGCGAGAGTGGCGGAATTGGTAGACGCGCTAGATTTAGGATCTAGTTCCTTCTGGGAGTGGGGGTTCGAGTCCCCCCTTTCGCACCATCGCATACGATGTTATAGTGTCCGGGATCCGTATTGGGTTACCGGACTTTTTTTGTCTATGCCGTTCTAATTTACCAGATTCTCATACTTCGAGAGATTGGCAGGGTCTATTCTGGACAATAAATTAAATGCCTCAGAACTCAGGGTAGATTCTTCAAAAATGGCCGCAATATCATCCGCTTTCGCCGTAAAGAAAATATCGAGTACATATTGTCTTGAGACGGCATCGTAAAGCTCATCCAGGCTCTTCAACGCATCAAGTACGTTTTGCTGGGCAACTTCTGTTTCCCGAACAAAAATATCCAGTCCGCCGAAGTGGAAATCAAAATAGGTTTGCCGCAGCGACTTAAACCGTGGGTCGAGGAGTTGGTCAATGAGGTCGTTGCGCCCGCGGTCACCGCTCAGGTCCGTCCACCCGATTGCCCCCTGTGATTCTGCCAATTCAGCTACACGCCTGGCTTTTTCAAAATGTGGGGTCCCACCAAATGCCTCGAAGGTATCGTAATCATATCCCAGCATGAGGTAGGCATAGAAGTCGAGGACAGAAGTGAGCGGATCAAATCGCTCGGGGTCAAAAATAAGTGGCGTTCCCTGTGCAAAACTAAATTGCCAGCCGCCATCACTAATCTGGATAATGGTAGTTTCTGTGGGTACACCGTAAATGGGCCGGCGGGTTGACAACACAACCTGCGCAGAAAAACTGGTCAGGGTGAGCGCTTCTTCAAATATGATTTGCATCAGGCAATTGATGCGTTCGAAGTCTTCGTAGCGGTCACTGGTAAAAGAGCGCTCATTCAGATAAAGCTCAGCGCGTTCTTCCAGCTCAGTAAGAAATGAAAATTCGCTACCTGTGAGTTGCTGGTAATTTACGGTAACGGTACAGTTGAATTCCTGGGCCGTAGCAGTCCGGGTCCCTCCAATCAACAGTAAACCGCCCAAAAGCAGACAAAATCTGTACATCATACAGGAGTTTCTTGTTACAAAAATGATGAAAGACGTTTGTAGCAAATACCCGTATAGGCGGTGTTTTATGTTCATCCGATGCGATCTGAACCAGGCTACAAAGCCGCGTATTCATATATCGGATCGGGATATGGTGTTGCAATAGTACTTGAAATGATTTCGGCTGTTTCCGAGCAGACTGAATTCTGCCTTTTGTGATATGCAAGAAGGTATGTAATGCTCTGCGTTTACGTCTGAACAGCTACATCCGTATCACACCTGTAGCTAAACGCCATGCCTCATCCTTTCGTGCAAACCATCCTGATTGCTTTAGGCATCGCAAGGCTCATCACAATTAGCCCCTGCCAAGCACAAACGTTGAATTATGGTGCACTGCATAGCGGACTTGCAGACGCCACTGTGGCATTTCCAGCGCAAGTTGCCGGCCCCAACCCTGCCCTCTATACAACAGAGGATGTACAAGTATTTTCCGTTTACACAACCAGGCCCTACAATATTAAAGCATTGACTCACAGCGGGTTGTCAGCCACCCTGACACCTGGGCGCATGATTATTAGCAGCAGCCTCAGCAGCATGCAGGTGTATGCGTACAGGCAGCTTAGTACAGAAACATCCATGACTTTTCCTGTCCGTGCCGGCACCAGCCGCAGGTTTATGCCTGGCTTTCGTCTAACCAGCCGGCATGTAGCCATAGACGGTCACGGAAGCACCAGTACGTTTGCATTAAGCGCGGGGTTTATAGTCCCGGTGCATCATAACATCTACCTAGGTGCCAGTGCAAGACACATCGTGCAAAGCAACCTCCAGCTCCATCTACCTCGAACACTTGGTGTCGGGTTCGCAGCAAAACCTCACGCTGGATTTTGGCTTATGAGCACTGTGTATCATGAACCAGGCTATCAGCCCGCGTTGCATACCGCGCTCCAGGTCATGGTCCAAAAAGCCATTCAATTACGGTATGGGATTACCACAAATCCGCTACGCTGGACGGGTGGCTTCGGCATCCGGCTGGCCACTATCGAATTTGATGCAGCAATTGAGCGCCATGTCCTCCTTGGATGGACTCCTGAATTATCCATTAACCTAGTCCGCATGCGTCGAAAGGATCTATAGGCCAGTGTCAGATGCGGGGCTGGGTCGGGCGATATGAGACAGCAACCGCGCAAACCAACCCGTACATTGGAGCTACCTTGAAATGCCCCCTGTGCCCCCATGTGTTTCGATATCGCCCCATTGTGATCTTCTCACAATCGTGCCGCCAACGCAAACGGACCTCCACCACGCGTCTGGACCTGCAGCCGGCACCTGAAATCAAAACTATATCATGGAAGCAATACTAGAGTTGCTGCGCAGGAATGGCATTGAAGCAAAGGGACTTCAGGTCGAGAATCCTGCTAAAAAATCGAGAGTATTTGCAAATTTTATGGCGGGACTGTGGTTCTTTTACGCAGTTGGCGCCTGGTATGGATCTAAATTCATGTTGCAAGATCCAGATGCCGGTGCAGGCGACCCACTCCTCTTTGGCGCTACATTCATTGTATGGTTTGTTGCCTTCTTTGGGCATGTGTCGTTTGATCTTGCAAGAAAACGGATTAAGTACGGTTCATAATCTGGCGGCTATACGTCTTGGTATTAAACCACCAGGACGGATGGCACGCCATGCGACAATTTCCCGCTTATATAGTTAGCCTGATTTGTCTGCATGGCCTTTGCAGTCAAACCTTATTGATACAGGCCTCAGCGAGGCAGGTAGCCGGCGATACGCTGTCTGAAGTATATCCACTGTCCCCAGCGCCCTGGGCCGAAGTCCTCAACGACGATACGCCATTTGACGAAGAAACACTG
It encodes the following:
- a CDS encoding S46 family peptidase, with the protein product MSKSLSVSVQHAMRRFPERAYMVLVVSALLVIAGCATTTSETAVITERPKKAPEDRVVTERQTRADVPVSPLDTVTTGTFDAGKMWTFDNPPLTYFKEAYNLDLTDQWFELASRGALRFGDNCSASFVSPNGLVLTNHHCARESITDVSRPGESLLDRGFYARSIDEERRVQELYVDQLIDIQDVTKRVNDGVPDFQNDEEEADARKRRIESLERSLTNDAKGRDTTLQVQVISLYNGGKFSAYTFKRYYDVRLVVAPELKLGKFGGEEDNFTYPRYSLDMTFFRVYDYEGMPLKTEYFFPWSKTGVSEGDVVFVVGSPGSTSRLNTVSQLEYERDYALPQQLEVLDTRSEILKAYLEANDDDDSLDELRNTYFSIANSIKANAGQLEGLQDEYLMARKGAAEKELAAAIEADTDLKKKYGVVLRELRAVQSSKKATARQSGALTYFGTSIGSRVFTRALYGYAYALLKQRGAPQETLDGIKNDASEIKDFPDEVEKAFVLARINEIKKYLGPTDPTLRGILQGKTPEELATTLVDSTALTDSSAFYALLDSGFLSSKDAAVPIINALGPLYFTLGQQNGSFADREENLSARLARARLDVLGEDIPPDATFSLRLSDGVVKGYNYNGTVAPYKTTFYGLYDHFFTYGSGSEWDLPERWRERPTGFDLATPLNIVSTNDITGGNSGSPLVNANLELVGLIFDGNVESLPNEYVYRDKTARAISVDARGILEVLDDIYDADRIVLELVGNTFVETEDEADAAMEE
- a CDS encoding S46 family peptidase, giving the protein MRIVCASLLALIVLLPHTAYGQDADKAGRFDNGKMWTFDHPPFEYFEEAYNFTPSQSWFDTARLGALRIPGCSASFVSGYGLVLTNHHCARNAVTQVSNPGERLTEDGFYATTLEEERQVPGYYADQLVAIEDVTQAVREAEMRGETDAERAQARQDTIDAVTAMLLDGLGGEEAGYVIEIIPFYHGGKYAAYTFKRYDDVRLVFTPELQMGYYGGDADNFTFPRYALDMTFFRVYDDNVPFEPEHYFLWSMDGAQIGEPVFVIGNPGSTSRLETVAQLEGRRDMTDKNLLAFIKSHIQALRDYQDAATTDDAKNAVRNQLFSLLNAEKAYAGQLAALADPVIMARRRDAEGQFVKAISADDDLAADYGSLMEDMAAIQKEMRAYSKEHAAFFALTSGTYSAALLRRAILAHGYLDRMAAGGGEQLAPLKEQLLGIADTPAGLDLQFLKTRLQDMTAAFGTESELVGALLTGQSATDRAQGIVGSSALASQAQLTEALDAGTLDAMDPAIKLVDSFIETYQTYQSAFAGLSAQQSEIASSIGRARYAVYQNEIPPDATFSLRLADGVVQGYPYNGTYASPFTSFFGLYDHYHSYGSESEWDLPERWKAAPKDLDLSVPVNFASTNDIIGGNSGSPIVNKDLELVGLIFDGNIESLSGNYIYLPDRARSVSVDARGMLEALDAVYEADRIVEELANDVLVSDDAAVGGGE
- a CDS encoding DUF4835 family protein is translated as MMYRFCLLLGGLLLIGGTRTATAQEFNCTVTVNYQQLTGSEFSFLTELEERAELYLNERSFTSDRYEDFERINCLMQIIFEEALTLTSFSAQVVLSTRRPIYGVPTETTIIQISDGGWQFSFAQGTPLIFDPERFDPLTSVLDFYAYLMLGYDYDTFEAFGGTPHFEKARRVAELAESQGAIGWTDLSGDRGRNDLIDQLLDPRFKSLRQTYFDFHFGGLDIFVRETEVAQQNVLDALKSLDELYDAVSRQYVLDIFFTAKADDIAAIFEESTLSSEAFNLLSRIDPANLSKYENLVN